The following are encoded in a window of Ictalurus punctatus breed USDA103 chromosome 13, Coco_2.0, whole genome shotgun sequence genomic DNA:
- the LOC108273895 gene encoding cytochrome P450 26A1: MGLYTLLVTLLCTVVLPVLLLLAAVKLWQVLVIRGLDPSCTSPLPPGTMGLPFIGETLQLILQRRKFLRMKRQKYGCIYKTHLFGNPTVRVMGAENVRQILLGEHRLVAVQWPASVRTILGSDTLSNVHGALHRNKKKAILKAFSRDALEHYIPVIQEEVRCAITDWLERDAPVLVYPEMKRLMFRIAMRILLGFEPEQIKRDEQELVEAFEEMIKNLFSLPIDVPFSGLYRGLKARNFIHAKIEENIKKKIQDGDNENEPKYKDALQQLIENSRRSDEPLSMQAMKEAATELLFGGHETTASTATSLVMFLGLNPEVIQQIREELEEKEVSVMYLPERALNMELLEHLKYTGCVIKETLRMNPPVPGGFRVALKTFELNGYQIPKGWNVIYSICDTHDVADIFPHKEEFQPERFMAKGLEDSSRFNYIPFGGGARMCVGKEFAKMLLKIFLVELTQHCNWTLLNGPPTMKTGPTVYPVDNLPTKFCRYASN, from the exons ATGGGTCTGTATACTTTGTTGGTAACCTTGCTGTGTACGGTCGTGCTTCCTGTGCTGTTGCTTTTAGCCGCGGTGAAGCTGTGGCAGGTTTTGGTGATCAGAGGACTCGACCCGAGCTGCACGAGCCCCCTTCCCCCGGGCACCATGGGTCTGCCTTTCATTGGAGAGACGCTGCAGCTCATCCTGCAG AGAAGAAAGTTTCTGCGCATGAAGCGTCAAAAGTACGGCTGCATCTACAAAACGCACCTCTTCGGGAACCCCACGGTGCGCGTCATGGGCGCTGAGAACGTGCGCCAGATCCTGCTCGGGGAACACAGGCTGGTCGCGGTGCAGTGGCCCGCCTCGGTCAGAACCATCCTCGGCTCAGACACGCTCTCCAACGTGCACGGAGCTCTGCACCGAAACAAGAAAAAG gcgATCCTGAAGGCTTTCTCTCGGGACGCTCTGGAGCACTACATCCCGGTGATCCAGGAGGAGGTGCGGTGCGCAATCACTGACTGGCTGGAGCGCGACGCGCCCGTGCTCGTGTACCCGGAAATGAAGCGCCTCATGTTCCGCATCGCCATGAGAATCCTTCTAGGGTTCGAACCCGAGCAGATCAAGAGGGACGAGCAAGAGCTTGTTGAGGCTTTTGAGGAAATGATCAAGAACCTCTTCTCCCTCCCAATTGACGTCCCATTCAGCGGCTTATATCGG GGCCTCAAAGCACGCAATTTTATTCATGCAAAAATCGAGGAGAACATCAAGAagaaaatccaagatggcgaTAACGAGAACGAGCCCAAGTACAAGGATGCTCTTCAGCAGCTGATTGAAAATAGCAGGAGAAGCGACGAGCCGCTCAGCATGCAG GCGATGAAGGAGGCAGCAACTGAACTTCTCTTTGGCGGGCACGAGACTACCGCGAGTACGGCAACTTCTCTGGTGATGTTCTTGGGACTGAATCCGGAGGTGATTCAGCAAATCCGAGAGGAGCTCGAAGAGAAG GAGGTTTCAGTCATGTATTTGCCTGAAAGAGCTCTTAATATGGAGCTGCTGGAACATCTCAAGTACACTGGATGTGTCATTAAGGAAACCCTCCGAATGAACCCACCTGTGCCTGGGGGATTCCGTGTTGCACTTAAAACGTTTGAACTCAAT GGCTACCAGATCCCCAAAGGCTGGAATgtcatttacagcatttgtgATACCCATGATGTTGCAGATATCTTCCCCCACAAAGAAGAATTCCAGCCAGAGAGATTCATGGCTAAAGGCTTGGAAGACAGTTCCAGGTTTAACTACATCCCCTTCGGCGGAGGAGCCAGGATGTGTGTGGGAAAGGAGTTTGCCAAAATGCTACTCAAGATATTTTTAGTCGAGTTAACACAGCACTGCAATTGGACACTTTTGAACGGACCCCCGACAATGAAAACGGGCCCGACTGTGTATCCTGTGGACAATCTTCCCACAAAGTTCTGCCGTTACGCCAGCAATTAG